TATTTATTGGAGAGAGGGGGgagacacacacacacacacagagagagagagagagagagagcgagagagagTCACTACCGGAAAAGCCAAGTCAAGAAGAGCAGTTTGATTGCTACCAAATTTTGTGAAAAGAAGACCTCCAGGATGCGACTGcaaggagaaaaaaaatactattaaagCCACCTAATCACAGAAATTTGGAAGTGAGACCATAAATTTCTGTAATGAACAGAGCTCGATTTGTAGTTTGTAAGCTTCTATTCTTAAGTCTTAAGCTGCAGAAGTCATTTGCAAAATAAGGTAAAGAAATCACTTAttgttttcttttcaatttaaaGAAATAAGCTCATTGCTATTGCTTGCTACACGCCTTCCTGACATTCCTAACAAGAAGGAAAGGTCACATATTTTATATGTTCCAAAAGAGTTCCTGCAGATGAGTGGAATAAGACTCAATTGAGACACATACACATAACCGCAATTTCTTTGCATCATTCAGTAATGTGTTATGGCCTCCAACCCATGTGAGTGTGTGTGTATTAAGTTTGGAGATTATTAAATAAGAAGAAAATGTAGGTATTTAACAGTTAAGTAATGTATGAAGAAGGCCAGCATTCTGAATTAAAGCTGCTTTTGCAGTAGAGTGGACAATCCATATACCACTTCAAGATATAACACATTTTGACTTCAATTTCATGCTTAGTCAATGTCCAAGTAGAAAAGACGGGAGTTTAAACACTAGCTTAGTTTTTCCTCGCCACAATCACCCATCACCATCGGAGAACCATAATtaccttttgaaatttgaataccTAAAAGCACACGAATAAGAAAACACACTGAATGTTATACTCAAAAAACTCGTCCTCAAGTTATTTTCAACCTTTCACATTTAATATTTAACAGAAGCCTTCCTGTTACACATGCATACAGACATGCATACACAATAACTTAAGACATGCATGTTCATAAATAATACTGCCAAAATTTCCATTATCAGTTCCAATTTTTCTCATAGTTCATATCTGGGGAAGAGAAGATGCCTCAAACTTGAAATCTTTGTGCTTCAGCATAGAAATAcagcaaataaaattttaactatatttAGACTACTACCACTACCACCATCGCCTCCCCCCACCCAAAATCAAAAacaaaaatgggagagagagagagagagagagagagtgtgtTAATATTTGAAAAAACATTACCTTTTCCTTACGATTATCAGTTTGTGTGAGTGAAGCAATTGCTACCACATTATCAGGAAGTTTTTCAAGTCTGCTTTTAAACGTTGAACATGTATCTGGATTTCCTGCAATTGATTTCTCTGCATCTTTCATGAACAAAATAAAAGGAGAATTTCTGCTCTCATTGTGTACAGCCTGACAAAACATTTAGTTACAGATTTATGATAAGAAAGCATATGGGCAAACAACAAAAAAGCCAAATCTAAACAATCAGAATATCTACACTCAAGTATAACTACCTCAAACAATGTATTGATTAGTAGCTTGTCCAAATCTTCCACATTATCCAAATGAAGATCAGTAACTAGAGAAAGAGTGAGATAGTTTATGTCAGTTGAGAGTATGAAAAGTTTGAGGAGAAAAAAAGGGATTGCTGATCCAAGTCAAAGAACATAAAAATGTTCATAACCCAGTACAATATTACCATTGCAAAAGTATCCATGACCTCCCTCACAAAGACCTCCAAGATCAACCCCGTCAGGTACAGGTTTATCAAACCTTACCCCAATTTTTGAAGAAGGATTGCCCTCAAAAACTAGTACAACCTTTCCACGAATTCCATTAGTCGGACCCCTACAtgttaaattaataaagaatTAATAGAGGAAGCATAAGGTGTGCCAAAGGGACCAAGATGAAAAGGACAAAGGCAAGATGGAAGATTTCTCCAGTCTGCCCCTTGTGAGGCAACAGCTCAAGAAATAGCAGTAGACTATAAATCCCTCCAGAATATGTTTTCTATGTTCCTTGCATCTACTCCCTTTGTCTATCAACGTTTTGAAAACCATACACACTGTGtgtttaacaattaaaattggcATCAGCAGCACATTTTGAAAACCAGCTCTATACCTGGTCTAGACGACTTGCAAAACAAAAACACAAACTTATAATTGTTTTCTTCTCAGTTTTGTGAGTGAGCTACATTTGGCAACCACAAAGAATAAGTAATTAAATAAGTGGATAATATTTTGACACTAGAACCCAGTTTAATGCTGCTCATCtcctaaataatattaaaataaaaaaccccATTTTGCAGCTAATATTAAAATACATATCTCATTTACGCTGCCTATTACTTTAAGAATGAAGTCCATTTTTGTTTCAGGCAGAGGCAATCCTCCCTCcatccccccccccccaaaaaaaaaaattaaaaaaaagcctTGCCATCACTTATATACACATTTGATTCATAAGATGATCATGAACTCTAGTGAAGTATGAAAATCCTAattgattaaagaaaagaagacaaAAAAAGGCTTTATATTATGTTCAAGATGAAGTGGAATAATGTGATCTATATGTTTATGTCAATATGCAGCCAATTCAGATGAGGTAAACCCACTATCTACTTCTAGTTTCAGTTTATGAATGACGAGAAATACAGAGTTTCAGCACTCTTTATAAactgatcagaagaagtgaCGAAACTATATGAATGTGCTGATGGATATAAGCCATAGAGACAACTCCTATAGGTTTTTTAAGTGAATTGCGACACTACTTGTACCTTGATGAAGATGCTGATGGATATAAGCCACCAGAAATATACCTTACTCTATCACCTGGAAGAACATACTTTGTAGTTAATTTAGAATTCAAGAAAACTGAATAAAACTATAAGATAAATATAACTAGGAGACAAAAACAGAAGACCAATAATACCTATTCTAAACAAAAGATTCCTAGATGACCCAGAAGAAGGAAACACATCACTATCCATCATTGGTTGAGATTCATGACCAGAGGAAGAAGGTGCATTTGAAGAGCTGGGCGTATCTGCTTCAACACCTGATGGATTCACGCTTTTTGATAAGTCTGCAACGATAGGACTTTGTTTGGCACAAGTGCAGGATTTTTCCGTATTAAATCCATCcctcaagaactcagcttcctTCGAAGACAAACCCTACATATTCATAATTGAAGATTCAACAAATGAATAGTTTATACATCTTGTAGATTACATAGCTTTATCAGAGTTGAGCCAAAAAAGTTTGTGCTTACACCCAAAAAAGTGTGGGTATCAAATATGAGTAATTTAGCACCAAAGTAATTAGCAAGGGCCTTTGCCAACATCTCCTGGtatatctcagaacctgcaaataAAATTCACGGGCAAAATTTCAAGTTTGCATTTCAGCTCACATGGAGGTTAACCCATACAAACCAAGACAAACATCAGAGATAACACACCTGCAGGACCAGCAAGCAAGATCCGAGGATTAACAGTGGTAAGATCTGCAGTGTATTTCACATGTTCTTTGTGCCTCAGGTGTATAAATGAAGCTGCAATCAGTACATTTTTTGTGCTCTCACTGcaatagaaaataatattatatatatactgAAGTTCATAAAATGCCATATGCCACACATACAATCATGCCATGCACAGtccacaaattaaaaaaaatgctgGCTAAAATGACAAAAATGAATTCTCTATAAAGCTGATATAGAGAGGTAAGCTACATTTTAAACACCAAATTGAAATAGATCTTGGCACTAAACACCATGCTCAGATAAAAGACATTTGTCATCTCTTTAGCATTCAGAGAATCCTAGTTAAGATGAATCGAAAAAATAGTTGGTCCTGTAAAGCAATCTTCTCTAGCAACTAGATGAGGTTTCCCTTGGTTGCTTTTGATATCCACTAAAAAGTCCTAAAGCCTCTAAAACATAGAAACAACAACAGATATGAAGAAGTGACCATGTTGAATCCTAATTGGATATCCACCAAAAAAGAATCATTGAAACTCAAAGCTGGATATCAACAACTAAACATGGTGAGAACAAAACCGTACCTTAAATAGTATGGAAAATCATCAAATGAAACTTCTATATTTTTTCCATCAAGAATTCCAGCATGAATGTCTTCCTTGAATACTGCACAGCGCAATGTCATACCAGAGGTTGATGCCAGCCGTGAATCCTTTGTCCACTCGTTCCTTTCTTCCAATACCTGTTTACAGATACTTTTGCTCAATTTTTGTTTACAACTAGTTGATCGAGCTAACATCCTGAAGAAAGGCCTTATCAAATCATTCACCCCAGAGAGTTTTACATTGCCTGCCTCTTTGCCAGAGTTCTGGTTGAGATCATGAGGAAGGTTATTGCCAACTGCTCCAATATCTGCAGCTTTGTCACTCCATACATCTGGCATTGAATTGACTTCCAAGCCATCATGCTCTGCTTCTGTACCATCACAGACAACAGAATGCGCAGGCGCCTCAGTACCTTGGTGGATTTTACCAGTATTCTGACCTGGAGACTTGTATCGTGATATATCTTGCCTCAGGCTTGAAAGAGATGCCAATATTGAGGCCCCAGCAACAGCTGAAGGATCTCCTGATCTCCTTTCAAGTTGCAAAAGTTTTCCCAGACTACTCTGGACCTCTGCACCCTTAACAGTAAGGTCAGTCATGACTTGCTGGAAAATCTAAGTTCACCAAGATTAAGGAAAATGGCAAATTGTGAAAAGACATTGGTTATCATACagaactgaaattaaaaatttaaaagggaAAGAACACAAGGagactaaaaaaaaaagaataaaaaaacagATCAATGAACTATCCTTCAACTAGAACAAAGGATACATAGGCATTATTCCCCATCAAACCAAAAACCACCTCATCTCCTGATTGAAGCGGACGACAATTGTTCTTCTTGACTACTTCGCCATTTACTTGCACTGATCCCTTGCTTCCCGTACTTTCTAGCACAGCTACAGCACTTCCCTCACGCTGATCATGTCCACAAATAGTAAGTATTCAAACTGCATGTACACGTTAGGAGTTCACCTCCAGAAGAACTAATAAAACAAACAACTGCACCAAAATACATCTGACAAGTGAGGAGACCTATGATTCCAAACTAAAAATACCCGACACAAATGTGATGTACCCATCTAGTATTTGTCCTTATCATATAACAAGCAATCACGACCTTATCCTACAAAAAGTGATCAGGAGAGCCTAAAGTAAATACCTGCGTGTGTTTGATCTTGCACAGAATTCCACTCTGATCCTTCAGCGAAAAATTGCAATTCCTGTTTGAACCAATAGTGAAACTGGATGTGCATATGACTACATTTGGATTCTGCGAATCAATCATAACATGATGTAACTGTAGTCAATCATAACAGGATGTAACTGTAGTCAACCATAAGGATTAAaactttaaaaggaaaaaaaaaaccactCATCCAAACAAGTACTCACTTCAACTCAGATGTCcaaattaaaaacataattaaattttttgggtTAATTACTGGTTTTAACAACCTAATCACTGATTAGTAATAGTACCTGTGCAGACTGTGATAGAAGCTTGCACCAAGGCATTGATGTTTCAAAAGTTGAACTCTGCTTGTGATACAAGCTCCAAGACGGAAAAGAACTCCTCGGCTTATCAACTACAAGCGGCGTAGAACCTTCAAATACGAATACATCAAATAAGACTAAAAATTACAAAAGAACTTACGCATTGATAAGAAAAACAAACATCAGAACTCTTAACTTCAAGTCACCTACCCTCTGCGATGGGCGTGACCACAGCCACAGCCGGAGATACCTCATCCTTCCCGGAACTCACAGCCTCACCAGCTGCGTCTCCAGCAATCTGAGCATCACCAGGCTCACATTCTGCGGGATCCGCCGCAGCAGGAGGACACGATTCTTTTGAATTCTCCACCGCCGGTATCGGTTTCTCTGCGGTCCCACCATTTTCACCCTGTAATTCGAAGAAATGACAAGgagaaaaaaatcaaacatcTTGAAACAATCAATAAGTACAGAAAATTTGAGCTGTGATTTTTTCCCCTTCTCTTTCACCTTCTGACGCTTTGGCGACGGAGGCCTATCCTCCGACGACGAAGATCTCTTTATATTACTGTTTCCAGAGAGAGATCCACTTCTTCTCGTTGAAACCATGACTCtggtttccttttttttttttttttgtttgttccCTCTCCCCTTGCCGTCTCTCTATGCCtccaaataatattttaagcctcaggaagagagagagatatatatatttatatttatatacgcatgtataaaatataatattcaaagacgaattatatgtgtttatgtaattaccctttttatcttttataccacgaaaatattttttttaaatattattaaagaaGCTCTATCCGGTTGGTGCACAGTTTGATGCCCGATGTGCGGCTTATTGTTATATACgccatttaatttaatataattcaataatgataattaatatatttttaatgatattttaataattttacaaccaattaataaaaattaaatagatggaCTTTCAGTTTTTTcagaattttaatatattaaaatttaaaaataaaatgacatAAATCTTAActcatgaataaaaaaaaagtaatttgcaaatataaatgaaattttCTCTTTTAGTCCGTTAGTTAGTTATAGCATAATTAGTATGTCTCTAACTCTATAAATTTTTAGAAACAATTAATTTAGTCAACATTTTCTTGTATCAATgagatttttcattttttttccctccatttaattttttttattctattttttctttttttctcatttattttttattatttatttattttcaaatggatgtattataatactaaaattataatacttaagctcaataataaataaatattatgaaGAATCATGTATGATGTATTCTAAAAGTATAACATTAATTATAGTTTGTgacttaatttaataaaattaaaagaataaatagtattttaataatacattaattttaaagttCTAGATTTTTGCAAGAGTTACATAATAAGACTAGGACCAACCATtctcaatttaaattgaaaaattaaattgaaccgttgatcgatttaattttttatttaatcagtGCAGCtcgattaaatattttttaatttttaatttaatttaatttaaaaaaaatcattaaaaaaaaacctaaaccaaaattttatctTATCCATAAAATGCTGCGTTTTAGCATGTAGATATAATGTTATACAAGCATTCTT
This Manihot esculenta cultivar AM560-2 chromosome 6, M.esculenta_v8, whole genome shotgun sequence DNA region includes the following protein-coding sequences:
- the LOC110616864 gene encoding uncharacterized protein LOC110616864 isoform X3 gives rise to the protein MVSTRRSGSLSGNSNIKRSSSSEDRPPSPKRQKGENGGTAEKPIPAVENSKESCPPAAADPAECEPGDAQIAGDAAGEAVSSGKDEVSPAVAVVTPIAEGSTPLVVDKPRSSFPSWSLYHKQSSTFETSMPWCKLLSQSAQNPNVVICTSSFTIGSNRNCNFSLKDQSGILCKIKHTQREGSAVAVLESTGSKGSVQVNGEVVKKNNCRPLQSGDEVVFGLMGNNAYIFQQVMTDLTVKGAEVQSSLGKLLQLERRSGDPSAVAGASILASLSSLRQDISRYKSPGQNTGKIHQGTEAPAHSVVCDGTEAEHDGLEVNSMPDVWSDKAADIGAVGNNLPHDLNQNSGKEAGNVLEERNEWTKDSRLASTSGMTLRCAVFKEDIHAGILDGKNIEVSFDDFPYYLSESTKNVLIAASFIHLRHKEHVKYTADLTTVNPRILLAGPAGSEIYQEMLAKALANYFGAKLLIFDTHTFLGGLSSKEAEFLRDGFNTEKSCTCAKQSPIVADLSKSVNPSGVEADTPSSSNAPSSSGHESQPMMDSDVFPSSGSSRNLLFRIGDRVRYISGGLYPSASSSRGPTNGIRGKVVLVFEGNPSSKIGVRFDKPVPDGVDLGGLCEGGHGYFCNVTDLHLDNVEDLDKLLINTLFEAVHNESRNSPFILFMKDAEKSIAGNPDTCSTFKSRLEKLPDNVVAIASLTQTDNRKEKSHPGGLLFTKFGSNQTALLDLAFPDSFGRLHDRGKEVPKATKVLTKLFPNKVVIHMPQDEALLGSWKHQLDRDAETLKMKGNLNHLRAVLSRSGMESEGLETLCIKDQTLTHESAEKVIGWALSHHLMQNPDVETDARLVLSSESIHYGIGILQAIQNESKSLKKSLKDVITENEFEKRLLADVIPPSDIGVTFDDIGALENVKDTLKELVMLPLQRPELFCKGQLTKPCKGILLFGPPGTGKTMLAKAVATEAGANFINISMSSITSKWFGEGEKYVKAVFSLASKIAPSVIFVDEVDSMLGRRENPGEHEAMRKMKNEFMVNWDGLRTKETERVLVLAATNRPFDLDEAVIRRLPRRLMVNLPDAPNRAKILKVVLAKEDLSPDVDFDAIASMTDGYSGSDLKNLCVTAAHRPIKEILEKEKKERAAAVAEGKPAPTLSSGADIRPLNIDDFKYAHERVCASVSSESVNMTELLQWNELYGEGGSRRKKALSYFM
- the LOC110616864 gene encoding uncharacterized protein LOC110616864 isoform X4; the encoded protein is MVSTRRSGSLSGNSNIKRSSSSEDRPPSPKRQKGENGGTAEKPIPAVENSKESCPPAAADPAECEPGDAQIAGDAAGEAVSSGKDEVSPAVAVVTPIAEGSTPLVVDKPRSSFPSWSLYHKQSSTFETSMPWCKLLSQSAQNPNVVICTSSFTIGSNRNCNFSLKDQSGILCKIKHTQREGSAVAVLESTGSKGSVQVNGEVVKKNNCRPLQSGDEVVFGLMGNNAYIFQQVMTDLTVKGAEVQSSLGKLLQLERRSGDPSAVAGASILASLSSLRQDISRYKSPGQNTGKIHQGTEAPAHSVVCDGTEAEHDGLEVNSMPDVWSDKAADIGAVGNNLPHDLNQNSGKEVLEERNEWTKDSRLASTSGMTLRCAVFKEDIHAGILDGKNIEVSFDDFPYYLSESTKNVLIAASFIHLRHKEHVKYTADLTTVNPRILLAGPAGSEIYQEMLAKALANYFGAKLLIFDTHTFLGGLSSKEAEFLRDGFNTEKSCTCAKQSPIVADLSKSVNPSGVEADTPSSSNAPSSSGHESQPMMDSDVFPSSGSSRNLLFRIGDRVRYISGGLYPSASSSRGPTNGIRGKVVLVFEGNPSSKIGVRFDKPVPDGVDLGGLCEGGHGYFCNVTDLHLDNVEDLDKLLINTLFEAVHNESRNSPFILFMKDAEKSIAGNPDTCSTFKSRLEKLPDNVVAIASLTQTDNRKEKSHPGGLLFTKFGSNQTALLDLAFPDSFGRLHDRGKEVPKATKVLTKLFPNKVVIHMPQDEALLGSWKHQLDRDAETLKMKGNLNHLRAVLSRSGMESEGLETLCIKDQTLTHESAEKVIGWALSHHLMQNPDVETDARLVLSSESIHYGIGILQAIQNESKSLKKSLKDVITENEFEKRLLADVIPPSDIGVTFDDIGALENVKDTLKELVMLPLQRPELFCKGQLTKPCKGILLFGPPGTGKTMLAKAVATEAGANFINISMSSITSKWFGEGEKYVKAVFSLASKIAPSVIFVDEVDSMLGRRENPGEHEAMRKMKNEFMVNWDGLRTKETERVLVLAATNRPFDLDEAVIRRLPRRLMVNLPDAPNRAKILKVVLAKEDLSPDVDFDAIASMTDGYSGSDLKNLCVTAAHRPIKEILEKEKKERAAAVAEGKPAPTLSSGADIRPLNIDDFKYAHERVCASVSSESVNMTELLQWNELYGEGGSRRKKALSYFM
- the LOC110616864 gene encoding uncharacterized protein LOC110616864 isoform X2 is translated as MVSTRRSGSLSGNSNIKRSSSSEDRPPSPKRQKGENGGTAEKPIPAVENSKESCPPAAADPAECEPGDAQIAGDAAGEAVSSGKDEVSPAVAVVTPIAEGSTPLVVDKPRSSFPSWSLYHKQSSTFETSMPWCKLLSQSAQNPNVVICTSSFTIGSNRNCNFSLKDQSGILCKIKHTQREGSAVAVLESTGSKGSVQVNGEVVKKNNCRPLQSGDEVVFGLMGNNAYIFQQVMTDLTVKGAEVQSSLGKLLQLERRSGDPSAVAGASILASLSSLRQDISRYKSPGQNTGKIHQGTEAPAHSVVCDGTEAEHDGLEVNSMPDVWSDKAADIGAVGNNLPHDLNQNSGKEAGNVKLSGVLEERNEWTKDSRLASTSGMTLRCAVFKEDIHAGILDGKNIEVSFDDFPYYLSESTKNVLIAASFIHLRHKEHVKYTADLTTVNPRILLAGPAGSEIYQEMLAKALANYFGAKLLIFDTHTFLGGLSSKEAEFLRDGFNTEKSCTCAKQSPIVADLSKSVNPSGVEADTPSSSNAPSSSGHESQPMMDSDVFPSSGSSRNLLFRIGDRVRYISGGLYPSASSSRGPTNGIRGKVVLVFEGNPSSKIGVRFDKPVPDGVDLGGLCEGGHGYFCNVTDLHLDNVEDLDKLLINTLFEAVHNESRNSPFILFMKDAEKSIAGNPDTCSTFKSRLEKLPDNVVAIASLTQTDNRKEKSHPGGLLFTKFGSNQTALLDLAFPDSFGRLHDRGKEVPKATKVLTKLFPNKVVIHMPQDEALLGSWKHQLDRDAETLKMKGNLNHLRAVLSRSGMESEGLETLCIKDQTLTHESAEKVIGWALSHHLMQNPDVETDARLVLSSESIHYGIGILQAIQNESKSLKKSLKDVITENEFEKRLLADVIPPSDIGVTFDDIGALENVKDTLKELVMLPLQRPELFCKGQLTKPCKGILLFGPPGTGKTMLAKAVATEAGANFINISMSSITSKWFGEGEKYVKAVFSLASKIAPSVIFVDEVDSMLGRRENPGEHEAMRKMKNEFMVNWDGLRTKETERVLVLAATNRPFDLDEAVIRRLPRRLMVNLPDAPNRAKILKVVLAKEDLSPDVDFDAIASMTDGYSGSDLKNLCVTAAHRPIKEILEKEKKERAAAVAEGKPAPTLSSGADIRPLNIDDFKYAHERVCASVSSESVNMTELLQWNELYGEGGSRRKKALSYFM
- the LOC110616864 gene encoding uncharacterized protein LOC110616864 isoform X1, yielding MVSTRRSGSLSGNSNIKRSSSSEDRPPSPKRQKGENGGTAEKPIPAVENSKESCPPAAADPAECEPGDAQIAGDAAGEAVSSGKDEVSPAVAVVTPIAEGSTPLVVDKPRSSFPSWSLYHKQSSTFETSMPWCKLLSQSAQNPNVVICTSSFTIGSNRNCNFSLKDQSGILCKIKHTQREGSAVAVLESTGSKGSVQVNGEVVKKNNCRPLQSGDEVVFGLMGNNAYIFQQVMTDLTVKGAEVQSSLGKLLQLERRSGDPSAVAGASILASLSSLRQDISRYKSPGQNTGKIHQGTEAPAHSVVCDGTEAEHDGLEVNSMPDVWSDKAADIGAVGNNLPHDLNQNSGKEAGNVKLSGVNDLIRPFFRMLARSTSCKQKLSKSICKQVLEERNEWTKDSRLASTSGMTLRCAVFKEDIHAGILDGKNIEVSFDDFPYYLSESTKNVLIAASFIHLRHKEHVKYTADLTTVNPRILLAGPAGSEIYQEMLAKALANYFGAKLLIFDTHTFLGGLSSKEAEFLRDGFNTEKSCTCAKQSPIVADLSKSVNPSGVEADTPSSSNAPSSSGHESQPMMDSDVFPSSGSSRNLLFRIGDRVRYISGGLYPSASSSRGPTNGIRGKVVLVFEGNPSSKIGVRFDKPVPDGVDLGGLCEGGHGYFCNVTDLHLDNVEDLDKLLINTLFEAVHNESRNSPFILFMKDAEKSIAGNPDTCSTFKSRLEKLPDNVVAIASLTQTDNRKEKSHPGGLLFTKFGSNQTALLDLAFPDSFGRLHDRGKEVPKATKVLTKLFPNKVVIHMPQDEALLGSWKHQLDRDAETLKMKGNLNHLRAVLSRSGMESEGLETLCIKDQTLTHESAEKVIGWALSHHLMQNPDVETDARLVLSSESIHYGIGILQAIQNESKSLKKSLKDVITENEFEKRLLADVIPPSDIGVTFDDIGALENVKDTLKELVMLPLQRPELFCKGQLTKPCKGILLFGPPGTGKTMLAKAVATEAGANFINISMSSITSKWFGEGEKYVKAVFSLASKIAPSVIFVDEVDSMLGRRENPGEHEAMRKMKNEFMVNWDGLRTKETERVLVLAATNRPFDLDEAVIRRLPRRLMVNLPDAPNRAKILKVVLAKEDLSPDVDFDAIASMTDGYSGSDLKNLCVTAAHRPIKEILEKEKKERAAAVAEGKPAPTLSSGADIRPLNIDDFKYAHERVCASVSSESVNMTELLQWNELYGEGGSRRKKALSYFM